One genomic segment of Brassica napus cultivar Da-Ae chromosome A3, Da-Ae, whole genome shotgun sequence includes these proteins:
- the LOC106439929 gene encoding probable cytochrome c oxidase subunit 5C-1, producing MAGHKIAHATLKGPSVVKELVIGLALGLAAGGLWKMHHWNEQRKTRAFYDLLEKDEISVVVAEY from the coding sequence atggCTGGGCACAAGATTGCACATGCAACCTTGAAAGGACCAAGTGTGGTGAAGGAGTTAGTTATCGGTCTTGCACTCGGCCTAGCGGCTGGTGGGCTATGGAAGATGCACCACTGGAACGAGCAGAGGAAGACGAGAGCATTCTATGATTTGCTTGAGAAGGACGAGATTAGTGTTGTTGTTGCAGAGTACTAG
- the LOC106439930 gene encoding flavin-containing monooxygenase FMO GS-OX-like 8 — MVLETTKSEEPIMSQSKTVCVIGAGPSGLVSARELKKEGHKVVVMEQNDDVGGQWLYQPNVEEEDSLGKTKILKVHSSIYSSLRLISPREIMGFSDFPFTVKEGRDTRRFPGHEELWLYLKDFCEVFGLREMIRFNVRVEFVGMVNDDDITKRWRVKSVEKKSGEVIEEVFDAVVVATGHYSYPRLPSIKGMDLWKGKQVHSHVYRVPDPFRDEVVVVVGGFISGPDISIELVKVAKEVHLSVKSLDVSPGLSKAITKHQSLHLQPQIESLEEDGRVIFVDGSCIVADTILYCTGYRYKFPFLESQGRVEVDDNRVGPLFEHTFSPSLSPSLSFVGIPQKLIGFPFFESQAKWIAMILSGKTSLPSYDEMMQSVAEFYRAKEANGVPKRNTHDIGRDFVNYCDKYADYTGYPHLEEWRKKLCVTTILRSLDNLETYRDSWDDDHELLQEALQDPYFAQRTTP, encoded by the exons ATGGTGTTAGAGACAACAAAAAGTGAGGAACCAATCATGAGCCAGTCAAAGACGGTATGTGTGATAGGCGCAGGACCATCAGGGTTAGTGTCGGCGAGAGAGCTAAAGAAAGAAGGGCATAAGGTGGTGGTGATGGAGCAAAACGACGACGTAGGAGGGCAATGGCTATACCAACCAAACgtggaagaagaagactcaTTGGGGAAAACCAAAATCCTAAAAGTACATAGCAGCATTTACTCATCCTTGAGGTTGATTTCGCCGAGAGAAATAATGGGTTTCTCTGACTTCCCTTTCACGGTTAAGGAAGGAAGAGACACGAGGAGATTTCCCGGTCATGAGGAGCTTTGGTTGTATCTTAAGGATTTTTGTGAGGTGTTTGGGTTGAGAGAGATGATTAGGTTTAATGTTAGGGTTGAATTTGTGGGGATGGTGAATGATGATGATATTACGAAGAGATGGAGAGTGAAGAGTGTAGAGAAGAAGAGTGGTGAGGTTATTGAAGAAGTGTTTGATGCTGTTGTTGTTGCCACTGGCCATTACTCTTACCCCAGATTGCCTTCTATTaaag GAATGGATTTGTGGAAGGGAAAGCAAGTTCATAGCCATGTCTACAGGGTGCCTGATCCTTTTCGTGACGAG GTGGTGGTGGTCGTAGGCGGCTTCATCAGTGGACCGGACATATCAATAGAGCTTGTGAAAGTAGCAAAGGAAGTTCATTTAAGTGTCAAATCACTTGACGTTTCTCCTGGCCTGTCTAAAGCCATTACAAAACATCAGAGCTTGCATCTCCAACCACAG ATCGAATCTCTAGAGGAAGATGGACGTGTCATTTTCGTTGATGGGTCTTGTATCGTAGCTGACACCATTTTATACTGTACTGG GTATCGGTACAAATTTCCATTTCTCGAGAGTCAAGGAAGAGTAGAAGTTGATGATAATAGAGTGGGTCCACTCTTCGAACACACATTCTcaccttctctttctccttctctgtCCTTTGTCGGCATCCCTCAAAAG TTGATAGGGTTTCCATTCTTCGAATCACAAGCGAAATGGATTGCAATGATTTTGTCAGGCAAGACTTCACTTCCTTCCTACGATGAAATGATGCAATCAGTGGCCGAGTTCTACCGCGCCAAAGAAGCCAATGGAGTCCCTAAGCGTAACACTCATGACATCGGAAGAGATTTCGTCAAT TATTGCGATAAATACGCGGATTACACGGGATATCCACATCTAGAGGAATGGAGAAAGAAGCTGTGTGTGACGACTATACTGAGATCCCTGGATAATCTTGAGACTTATCGTGATTCTTGGGACGATGATCATGAGCTCCTTCAAGAAGCTCTTCAAGACCCTTATTTTGCTCAACGAACTACCCCTTAA